One genomic window of Salmo salar chromosome ssa12, Ssal_v3.1, whole genome shotgun sequence includes the following:
- the LOC106564854 gene encoding galectin-related protein, translating into MAELRTLATSDHPNKSDRNKCSPISLDQEVVQRLSVPFSGRIRGGMRPGKKIIVMGIVNPEPDSFDISLACGCGTVDEAPPTDVALELCVKFEDLQFLRKACVLGTWGDAEKLIPYFPFIEDQPFRIEIHCELLRFRVFVDGHQLFDFYHRVQSLLDIDTLRINGSLTITKLG; encoded by the exons ATGGCGGAACTG AGAACTTTGGCTACTAGTGACCATCCTAACAAATCTGATAGAAATAAATGCAGTCCAATCTCCCTTGACCAAGAGGTTGTGCAAAGACTG TCAGTTCCATTCAGTGGTCGCATCAGAGGTGGGATGAGGCCTGGAAAGAAGATCATTGTGATGGGGATAGTGAATCCTGAGCCTGACAG CTTTGACATCAGTCTGGCCTGTGGGTGTGGCACAGTGGATGAGGCTCCTCCCACTGACGTGGCATTGGAGCTCTGTGTCAAGTTCGAGGACCTCCAGTTCCTACGCAAGGCCTGTGTTTTGGGCACCTGGGGCGACGCTGAGAAGCTCATCCCCTACTTCCCCTTCATCGAGGACCAACCTTTCCGG ATCGAGATCCATTGTGAACTACTGCGTTTCCGTGTATTTGTGGATGGACACCAGCTCTTTGATTTTTACCACCGGGTGCAATCCTTACTGGACATTGACACATTAAGGATTAATGGTAGTCTGACCATTACCAAACTCGGATAG